In Salinigranum marinum, one DNA window encodes the following:
- the cbiB gene encoding adenosylcobinamide-phosphate synthase CbiB has protein sequence MPVTATAAVGLAALLDRLVAEPPASVHPVALFGRLVAPADRAWPAPTLVGSVVAVSLPLLASGAVFALIRGLGFSTALAALTTGLVLFSTTSLRLLTDEARRVVTLSNDDLPAARTALRSLAGRDASALSGSEVRSAAVESLGENLADGLVAPLAAFALVAPLSLAGAAAAATWVKAVNTLDSMLGYPHKPHGTASARLDDLTMWLPARLTAVLIAAVALDPGALSRARKQARNPPSPNSGWPMATLAAVLGVALEKPGVYVLDFGSAPSVADARRAGALVTRAGLLAFALAGVVAWF, from the coding sequence ATGCCTGTGACGGCGACCGCCGCGGTCGGCCTCGCCGCGCTCCTCGACCGGCTGGTGGCCGAACCGCCCGCGAGCGTCCACCCGGTGGCGCTGTTCGGCCGACTCGTCGCCCCCGCGGACCGGGCGTGGCCCGCGCCGACGCTCGTCGGAAGCGTCGTCGCCGTTTCCCTCCCGCTTCTCGCCAGCGGTGCCGTCTTCGCGCTGATCCGTGGACTCGGCTTCTCGACCGCGCTCGCAGCCCTCACGACGGGACTCGTCCTGTTTTCGACCACGAGCCTCCGCCTGCTCACCGACGAGGCCCGGCGGGTGGTGACGCTCTCGAACGACGATCTCCCGGCCGCCCGGACGGCCCTCCGGTCGCTCGCCGGCCGCGACGCGAGCGCGCTGTCGGGGTCGGAGGTCAGAAGCGCCGCGGTCGAGAGCCTCGGGGAGAACCTCGCCGACGGCCTCGTCGCCCCGCTCGCGGCGTTCGCGCTCGTCGCCCCCCTCTCGCTGGCGGGTGCCGCGGCCGCCGCGACCTGGGTCAAGGCGGTCAACACCCTCGACTCCATGCTCGGCTACCCGCACAAGCCTCACGGCACCGCCAGCGCCCGCCTCGACGATCTGACGATGTGGCTTCCCGCGCGCCTGACGGCCGTACTGATCGCCGCCGTCGCGCTTGACCCCGGTGCACTCTCGCGGGCGCGCAAGCAGGCACGGAACCCGCCGTCGCCGAACTCCGGCTGGCCGATGGCGACGCTCGCGGCGGTGTTGGGTGTCGCGCTCGAAAAACCGGGTGTGTACGTCCTCGACTTCGGCTCGGCCCCGAGCGTCGCCGACGCCCGCCGCGCCGGCGCGCTGGTCACCCGCGCCGGCCTGCTCGCGTTCGCCCTCGCGGGGGTGGTCGCGTGGTTCTGA
- a CDS encoding HAD family hydrolase has product MAVSFDLFGTLVDVDRPDDPAAAVAAELRARDVAVPADFGEAYREPQIDAPDGAEIPLPAHVGSVLRSRGVTASDNAVRRAIVSAFDPQVRTRPGAVAAVDAARDRGPVGLLSNCSVPELVGRTLVRSDLSRKRFDSVVTSVGCGWRKPAPAAFETVAAALDSSVETLVHVGDSRATDGGIDRLGGTFVDVREVPLAEFPAWLADRTAEGDGTRTDGGRETRERDTRCGCL; this is encoded by the coding sequence GTGGCAGTCTCGTTCGACCTCTTCGGAACCCTCGTCGACGTCGACCGACCGGACGACCCCGCGGCCGCCGTCGCAGCGGAACTCCGAGCCCGCGACGTGGCCGTCCCCGCCGACTTCGGCGAGGCCTACCGGGAGCCGCAGATCGACGCCCCCGACGGCGCCGAGATCCCGCTGCCGGCACACGTCGGGAGCGTTCTTCGCTCGCGGGGCGTGACCGCGTCGGACAACGCCGTCAGACGGGCGATCGTCTCGGCGTTCGACCCCCAGGTTCGAACGCGCCCGGGTGCGGTCGCGGCCGTCGACGCCGCCCGCGACCGCGGCCCAGTCGGCCTGCTCTCGAACTGTAGCGTCCCCGAACTCGTCGGGCGGACGCTCGTCCGCTCGGACCTCTCTCGGAAGCGATTCGACAGCGTCGTCACGAGCGTCGGCTGTGGCTGGCGCAAGCCCGCACCCGCCGCCTTCGAGACCGTCGCCGCCGCGCTCGACAGTTCAGTCGAGACGCTCGTCCACGTCGGCGACTCTCGGGCGACCGACGGCGGGATCGACCGGCTCGGCGGCACCTTCGTCGACGTCCGCGAGGTCCCGCTCGCCGAGTTCCCCGCGTGGCTCGCCGACCGGACGGCGGAGGGCGACGGGACGCGGACCGACGGCGGCCGCGAGACGCGTGAGCGGGACACGAGGTGTGGATGCCTGTGA
- a CDS encoding aldo/keto reductase, with product MQTRQLGPYEVGEIGLGTWNIGSDWGDVSDEAGREAVRTALDAGVDFLDTADVYGDGRSERHIRAVLDERDASDDVVVATKAGRRLDPHVAADYDYDHLSSFVDRSRENLGVDSLDLLQLHCPPTDAYYQPETFDALSRLKDEGRIDAYGVSVEKCEEALKAIEYPGVETVQIIFNPFRQRPSELFFREAYRENVGVIVRVPLASGLLTGAIDRETTFPENDHRNFNRDGEAFDVGETFAGVPLDAGLDAVDDLERAVPEEMTLAGFTLRWILDHDAVSTVIPGSTTPEHIEGNVAAADHPPLSHERHGIVSDVYDAHVREHVHHRW from the coding sequence ATGCAAACGCGCCAACTCGGCCCGTACGAGGTAGGGGAGATCGGTCTCGGCACGTGGAACATCGGCTCCGACTGGGGAGACGTGTCCGACGAGGCGGGGCGCGAGGCGGTCCGCACCGCGCTCGACGCCGGCGTGGACTTCCTCGACACGGCCGACGTCTACGGCGACGGCCGAAGCGAACGTCACATCCGAGCAGTGCTCGACGAACGCGACGCGTCCGACGACGTGGTCGTCGCGACCAAGGCCGGCCGCCGGCTCGATCCCCACGTCGCCGCCGACTACGACTACGACCACCTCTCGTCGTTCGTCGACCGCTCCCGGGAGAACCTCGGCGTCGACTCGCTCGACCTCCTGCAGTTGCACTGTCCCCCGACCGACGCCTACTACCAGCCCGAGACGTTCGACGCCCTGTCTCGGCTGAAAGACGAGGGCCGGATCGACGCCTACGGCGTCAGCGTCGAGAAGTGCGAGGAGGCGCTGAAGGCCATCGAGTACCCCGGCGTCGAGACGGTCCAGATCATCTTCAACCCGTTCCGCCAGCGCCCGTCGGAGCTGTTCTTCCGTGAGGCGTATCGAGAGAACGTCGGCGTCATCGTCCGCGTCCCGCTCGCGTCGGGGCTCCTGACGGGTGCGATCGACCGCGAGACGACGTTCCCCGAGAACGACCACCGCAACTTCAACCGCGACGGCGAGGCGTTCGACGTCGGCGAGACGTTCGCGGGCGTCCCGCTCGACGCGGGGCTCGACGCAGTCGACGACCTCGAACGAGCCGTCCCCGAGGAGATGACGCTCGCGGGGTTCACCCTGCGGTGGATCCTCGACCACGACGCGGTCAGCACCGTCATTCCCGGCTCGACCACGCCCGAGCACATCGAGGGGAACGTCGCCGCGGCGGACCACCCACCCCTCTCGCACGAACGACACGGCATCGTCTCCGACGTCTACGACGCCCACGTCCGCGAACACGTCCACCACCGCTGGTAG
- a CDS encoding double zinc ribbon domain-containing protein, with amino-acid sequence MSKITFRADDDLVRRLEEFDASKSEVMREALRAYLDGTGRETSQTPGDSVDDALAARVDSLITERLDERLHGRAARRDPQEVNVNISVDGVAPEPRVNGESDADASADDRKTPGVRADDELQTDGAPCSQCGETVAPDHVYCPNCGEKTSQLAFCECGDELRSDWAFCPGCGRRTPAADVLDRP; translated from the coding sequence ATGAGTAAGATCACTTTCCGTGCCGACGATGACCTCGTCAGACGCCTCGAGGAGTTCGACGCGTCGAAAAGCGAGGTCATGCGCGAGGCGCTCCGCGCGTACCTCGACGGGACGGGACGTGAGACGTCGCAGACGCCGGGAGACAGCGTCGACGACGCCCTGGCCGCGCGGGTGGACTCTCTGATCACAGAGCGGCTAGACGAGCGTTTACACGGGCGAGCGGCCCGCAGAGACCCACAGGAGGTCAACGTCAACATCTCCGTCGACGGCGTCGCGCCCGAACCCCGCGTAAACGGGGAGTCCGACGCGGACGCGAGTGCAGACGATCGTAAGACACCTGGGGTGCGCGCGGACGACGAGTTGCAAACGGACGGCGCGCCGTGTAGCCAGTGTGGCGAAACCGTCGCTCCTGACCACGTATACTGCCCGAACTGCGGGGAGAAGACGTCACAGCTCGCGTTCTGTGAGTGCGGCGACGAGCTCCGATCGGACTGGGCGTTCTGCCCCGGTTGCGGCCGACGAACGCCCGCTGCGGACGTTCTCGACCGACCGTAA
- a CDS encoding ribbon-helix-helix domain-containing protein → MERVTLRIPKQQIEEVERMVETGEFPNRSEAIRSAVRDMINEQGDTRESTSGKRSWARV, encoded by the coding sequence ATGGAGCGTGTGACACTACGGATTCCGAAGCAGCAGATCGAAGAAGTCGAACGAATGGTCGAAACGGGAGAGTTCCCGAACCGGAGCGAGGCGATCCGGTCGGCCGTTCGCGACATGATTAACGAACAGGGCGACACCCGCGAGTCGACGTCGGGCAAGCGCAGCTGGGCGAGGGTCTAA
- the ftsZ gene encoding cell division protein FtsZ: MQDIVQEAMQRDEAERKAKAESTDDDTFGDPRIVIVGCGGAGNNTINRLYNIGVDGADTVAINTDKQHLKMIEADTKILVGKSLTQGLGAGGDPSMGERATEMAQGTIKEVLGNADLVFVTAGMGGGTGTGAAPVVSKIAKEQGAIVVGMVSTPFNVERARTVKAEEGLEKLRNEADSIIVLDNNRLLDYVPNLPIGKAFSVMDQIIAETVKGISETITQPSLINLDYADMSTIMNQGGVAVMLVGETQDKNKTQEVVNDAMNHPLLDVDYRGASGGLVHITGGPDLTLKEAEGIANNITERLEASANVIWGARIQDEYKGKVRVMAIMTGVQSAQVLGPTTQKQADRSRQSINAQSAGQSQSGQANGQGQQFDARQNAEAGWQSDGGHNEVEKNNGLDVIR; encoded by the coding sequence ATGCAGGACATCGTGCAGGAGGCCATGCAGCGCGACGAGGCCGAACGCAAAGCCAAAGCCGAGTCGACCGACGACGACACGTTCGGCGATCCACGGATCGTCATCGTCGGCTGTGGCGGCGCCGGCAACAACACTATCAACCGCCTGTACAACATCGGCGTCGACGGGGCCGACACCGTCGCCATCAATACCGACAAACAGCACCTGAAGATGATCGAGGCCGACACCAAGATCCTCGTGGGCAAGTCGCTCACGCAGGGGCTCGGTGCCGGCGGCGACCCCTCGATGGGCGAGCGTGCCACGGAGATGGCGCAGGGAACAATCAAGGAGGTACTCGGCAACGCGGACCTGGTGTTCGTGACGGCCGGGATGGGCGGCGGCACCGGGACCGGTGCGGCTCCCGTCGTCTCGAAGATCGCCAAAGAACAGGGCGCGATCGTCGTTGGCATGGTGTCGACCCCGTTCAACGTCGAGCGTGCGCGGACGGTGAAAGCCGAGGAAGGCCTGGAGAAACTCCGCAACGAGGCGGACTCCATCATCGTCCTCGACAACAACCGCCTGCTCGACTACGTCCCGAACCTGCCCATCGGCAAGGCCTTCTCCGTGATGGACCAGATCATCGCCGAGACGGTCAAGGGCATCTCCGAGACCATCACCCAGCCCTCGCTGATCAACCTGGACTACGCGGACATGTCCACGATCATGAACCAGGGCGGCGTCGCGGTGATGCTCGTCGGCGAGACCCAGGACAAGAACAAGACCCAGGAAGTGGTGAACGACGCGATGAATCATCCCCTGCTGGACGTGGACTACCGCGGCGCGAGCGGTGGACTGGTCCACATCACAGGCGGCCCCGACCTCACGCTCAAAGAGGCCGAGGGCATCGCGAACAACATCACCGAACGGCTCGAAGCCAGCGCGAACGTCATCTGGGGCGCTCGCATCCAGGACGAGTACAAGGGCAAGGTCCGCGTCATGGCCATCATGACCGGCGTCCAGTCCGCACAGGTGCTCGGCCCGACCACGCAGAAGCAGGCCGACCGCTCGCGACAGAGCATCAACGCCCAGTCCGCTGGACAGTCGCAGTCGGGGCAGGCGAACGGCCAGGGCCAGCAGTTCGACGCCCGACAGAACGCCGAAGCCGGCTGGCAGTCCGACGGCGGTCACAACGAGGTCGAGAAGAACAACGGCCTCGACGTCATCCGCTGA
- the ncsA gene encoding tRNA 2-thiolation protein NcsA, with protein MECDKCGREAVMHAAYSGLHLCERHFCGSVDKRVRRRIREDGLLSPEATPDDPETWVIGLSGGKDSVVLTHILAETFGRDPRVELVALSIHEGIEGYRDASLDASEELTAELDIDHEIVTYAEEFDLRMDDVAASDPEGMAPCAYCGVFRRDVLERYAEALDADKLLTGHNLDDEAQTALMNFFSGDLKQMAKHFDASLGPFPDRAESDRFVPRAKPLRDVPEKEVALYAHLNDLPAHITECPHASEAYRGEIQRLLLDVEESHPGTRHSILAGYEELAELAAIRYRDDDGEEFGECDRCGAPTARDLCRKCYLVEAVHEA; from the coding sequence ATGGAGTGCGACAAGTGCGGGCGCGAGGCGGTCATGCACGCGGCGTACTCGGGGCTGCACCTGTGTGAGCGCCACTTTTGCGGTTCGGTCGACAAGCGCGTCCGCCGCCGGATCCGCGAGGATGGCCTGCTCTCGCCCGAGGCGACCCCCGACGACCCCGAGACGTGGGTGATCGGGCTCTCTGGCGGGAAGGACTCCGTCGTCCTCACGCATATCCTCGCCGAGACCTTCGGGCGGGATCCGCGGGTCGAGCTGGTCGCTCTGTCGATCCACGAGGGGATCGAGGGCTACCGCGACGCCTCTCTTGACGCGAGCGAGGAACTCACCGCCGAACTCGACATCGACCACGAGATCGTCACCTACGCCGAGGAGTTCGACCTCCGGATGGACGACGTCGCCGCGTCGGACCCCGAGGGGATGGCCCCCTGTGCGTACTGCGGCGTCTTCCGCCGAGACGTCCTCGAACGCTACGCCGAGGCGCTGGACGCGGACAAACTCCTCACGGGCCACAACCTCGACGACGAGGCCCAGACTGCGCTGATGAACTTCTTCTCTGGGGATCTCAAGCAGATGGCCAAACACTTCGACGCCTCGCTCGGACCGTTCCCCGATCGCGCGGAGAGCGATCGGTTCGTTCCGCGCGCGAAGCCCCTGCGCGACGTCCCCGAGAAGGAGGTCGCGCTGTACGCCCACCTGAACGATCTGCCGGCGCACATCACCGAGTGTCCCCACGCGAGCGAGGCCTACCGCGGGGAGATCCAGCGGTTACTCCTCGACGTCGAGGAGTCCCATCCGGGCACGCGCCACTCGATCCTCGCGGGCTACGAGGAACTCGCCGAACTCGCGGCGATCCGGTACCGCGACGACGACGGAGAGGAGTTCGGGGAGTGCGATCGGTGCGGCGCGCCTACGGCGCGCGACCTCTGCCGGAAGTGTTACCTCGTCGAGGCCGTCCACGAGGCCTGA
- a CDS encoding DUF7095 family protein: MDRAVALAHVERIIETVDTEEMPVPVRELWVYGDVALGLDPIDRLDVYLTKDMLMRGDRSQAEAFEAEYGVKGVGSSVRASWAETHPEFLHTNDNGYAAPEKCLAAHLLDEVDGEIHLEVCNASFDDNVTQRLKGAVARDAYEEILDPRGVQLWVDGRRDEEALARVREGELPFPTLPAALEMLGLDADEAETASDAMSQYRAAQTGTSVRGDVV; the protein is encoded by the coding sequence ATGGACCGTGCCGTCGCGCTCGCTCACGTGGAACGGATCATCGAGACGGTCGACACCGAGGAAATGCCCGTCCCCGTCCGGGAGCTGTGGGTGTACGGTGACGTCGCGCTCGGCCTCGACCCCATCGACCGCCTCGACGTCTACCTCACGAAGGACATGCTCATGCGCGGCGACCGCTCCCAGGCGGAGGCGTTCGAGGCGGAGTACGGCGTCAAAGGCGTCGGTTCGTCGGTGAGAGCGTCGTGGGCCGAGACCCACCCCGAGTTCCTCCACACGAACGACAACGGCTACGCCGCCCCCGAGAAGTGCCTCGCCGCCCACCTCTTAGACGAGGTCGACGGCGAGATCCACCTCGAGGTGTGCAACGCGAGCTTCGACGACAACGTCACCCAGCGGCTGAAGGGCGCGGTCGCCCGCGACGCCTACGAGGAGATTCTCGACCCCCGCGGCGTCCAGCTGTGGGTCGACGGCCGCCGCGACGAGGAAGCGCTGGCTCGGGTTCGAGAGGGCGAACTCCCGTTCCCGACGCTCCCGGCGGCGCTGGAGATGCTCGGACTCGACGCCGACGAGGCCGAGACGGCGAGCGACGCGATGAGCCAGTACCGGGCCGCACAGACCGGGACGAGCGTCCGCGGCGACGTGGTCTGA
- a CDS encoding zinc ribbon domain-containing protein: MSPPSDHRGDESGCPKCGHTGTEIDDIATSGTGLSKMFDIQNRTFTVVTCTNCGYSELYRGQSSGDLVDLFLG; encoded by the coding sequence ATGAGCCCTCCATCCGATCACCGCGGCGACGAGTCGGGCTGTCCGAAGTGCGGTCACACCGGCACCGAGATCGACGACATCGCCACGTCCGGCACCGGCCTCTCGAAGATGTTCGATATCCAGAACCGGACCTTTACTGTAGTGACGTGCACCAACTGCGGCTACTCCGAACTCTACCGAGGCCAGTCCAGCGGCGACCTCGTCGACCTGTTCCTCGGCTGA
- a CDS encoding class I SAM-dependent methyltransferase, with protein MRRFTAEYLRRTREGMWDDSREALADLDLSTRTRILDVGAGTGELSRVLAAASDAEVVCLDADRSLLSVARADTGLSAVAGDATRLPFVDDAFDLVVCQALLVNLPDPAQVLREFGRVSSELVAAVEPDNAAVGVDSTVEAEVELERRVREAYLDGVETDVALGDRLPALFSAAGLSDVRTSRYHHDKSVAPPYSEADLEDAKRKATGEGLAAHETELRRALSGETYDVLRRDWREMGRTVVEQMREREYRRAEVVPFDVVVGRVGPSLS; from the coding sequence GTGCGCAGGTTCACCGCCGAGTACCTCCGACGGACACGCGAGGGGATGTGGGACGACTCGCGCGAGGCGCTCGCGGACCTCGACCTCTCGACGCGAACGCGGATACTCGACGTCGGCGCCGGGACGGGCGAACTCTCCCGCGTGCTGGCGGCGGCGTCCGACGCCGAGGTGGTCTGTCTCGACGCCGACCGCTCGCTCCTGTCCGTCGCCCGGGCCGACACCGGCCTTTCGGCTGTCGCCGGCGACGCCACGCGACTCCCTTTCGTCGACGACGCGTTCGACCTCGTGGTGTGTCAGGCGCTCCTGGTGAACCTCCCGGACCCCGCCCAGGTACTCCGCGAGTTCGGCCGTGTTTCATCGGAGTTGGTGGCTGCGGTCGAACCGGACAACGCCGCGGTCGGCGTCGACTCCACCGTCGAGGCGGAGGTCGAGCTCGAACGGCGCGTCCGCGAGGCGTACCTCGACGGCGTCGAGACCGACGTCGCGCTCGGCGACCGACTCCCGGCGCTGTTTTCGGCGGCCGGCCTGTCCGACGTTCGGACCAGCCGGTACCACCACGACAAGTCCGTCGCGCCGCCCTACAGTGAGGCCGACCTCGAGGACGCGAAGCGGAAGGCCACCGGCGAGGGACTCGCCGCCCACGAGACGGAGCTCCGGCGGGCACTCTCGGGGGAGACGTACGACGTCCTCAGGCGCGACTGGCGCGAGATGGGACGGACGGTCGTCGAGCAGATGCGCGAGCGCGAGTACCGCCGCGCCGAGGTGGTGCCGTTCGACGTGGTCGTCGGACGGGTCGGGCCGTCGCTCTCGTGA